CGCAAGCTTCCTGGTGCACAAGGAGGCGGCGCTGGCGGCCGAAGAAACCGCCAACGCCCTGTTCGACAAGAAGCTGGCCCAGGAAGAAGTGTGGATCCGCCAGGGCATCAAGGCCCGGCGTACCCGCAACGAAGGTCGCGTACGCGCCCTCAAGGCCCTGCGTGTTGAGCGCAGCGAACGCCGCGAGCGCCAGGGCAAGGCCAACATCATGCTTGATGTCGCGGAGAAATCCGGCAAGCAGGTGATGGTCCTGGAAAATGTCAGCTTCAGCCACCCCAACGGCCCGCAGCTGGTCAAGGACTTCTCCATGGTCCTGCAGCGCGAAGACCGCATCGGCCTGCTCGGCGCCAACGGCACCGGCAAGACTACGCTGCTCAAGCTGATGCTCGGCGATCTTGAGCCCACCAGCGGCAAGGTCGAGTCCGGCACCCGTCTGGAAGTGGCCTATTTCGACCAGCTGCGCCATCAGCTGGACCTGGAAAAGACCGTGATCGACAACCTCGCCGAAGGTCGCGATTTCATCGACATCGACGGCCAGAGCCGTCACGTGCTGAGCTACCTGGGCGACTTCCTGTTCAGCCCGCAGCGTGCCCGCACGCCGGTCAAGGCCTTGTCCGGTGGTGAGCGTGCGCGCCTGCTGCTGGCCAAACTGTTCAGCAAGCCGGCCAACCTGCTGGTGCTCGACGAACCGACCAACGACCTCGACGTCGAGACCCTCGAGCTGCTCGAAGAAGTGCTGTCGGCGTTCAAGGGCACCGTGCTGATGGTCAGCCACGACCGGGCCTTCCTCGATAACGTGGTCACCAGCACCCTGGTGTTCGAAGGCGAGGGCAAGGTGCGCGAATACGTCGGTGGCTACCAGGACTGGATCCGCCAGGGCGGTTCGCCGAAGCTGCTCGGCGTCACCGAAAGCAAGTCGGGCAAGTCCGAGCTCAACACGGCAGTGGTCGAGGCCGTGGCACCTGCGTCGGTAGCAGCACCAGCAGCGGTTGACGCGCCGAAGAAAAAGCTCAGCTACAAGCTGCAGCGCGAGCTCGAAGCCCTGCCGGGCCAGATCGACGCACTGGAGCAGAAGATGGCTGCGGTGCAGGAAGAAATTGCTGCCCCGGCCTTCTACCAGCGCCCGATCGAGCAGACCAGCGCCGTACTGGCAAGCCTGGAGAAGATGCAGGGCGAACTGGACGTGCTGGTCGAGCGCTGGGCTGAGCTCGACAGCTGAGGGGCAGGGCCCGGCGCTTGAAAGTGCGCCGGGTCCGCCAGAGGTTTACTCGGCTTTTTTCTGCAGGCGTACCGCCAGCACATCGCACGGTGCGCCATGCAGCACGTCATTGGCGGTCGAGCCCAGCAGCAGGGCCAGGCCGTGGCGGCCATGGCTGCCGACCACGATCAGGTCGCATTTCTGCTCCTTGGCCAACTGGTGGATTTCCTGGCGCGGCTGGCCGTAGGTCAGGTGCGAATCGCCGCGGTTGATGTCGGGGTACTTGTTGTACAGGCGCTCCATGCGCTCCTTGGCCTGGTCGAACTGCTGCTGTTGCAGCTGCGACAGGTCCATCGGCACGTCGCCGCCAAAGGCCATGGCCATGGGTTCGACGATATGCACCAGGGAAACCTTGGCGCGGGTAGGTTCAGCCAGCTTCATGGCGCGCTTGATGACCGGGTCGCATTCTTCGGTCAGGTCGACGGCAACCAGTATGTGTTCGTAGGGCATGAGAAGCTCTCCTGACAGTCGCGATAGTTAAAGTATGGTCGGTTTCAGGCTGATCGCTTCGAACCACGGCTAACCAGCTCATTTGCAAAGCTTTATGGGAACAACAGATATGACGGTCTGGGTAGTGGTGTCAATCCTTGCGCTGATTCTCAGCCCTTTGGCCTGGTTGCGTCCTTCACGCAAGCAGAGCGGCCAGATGGCCTTGCGCATGGAAGCCCGGCGCATGGGCCTGGCCATGCAACTGGCGCCCCAGGAGTGGCCGCACTGGCTGCCCAAAGAGCCGCCAAGCCCCTGTGCCCAGTACCTGCGACCGCGGCGCCCGGGCCGTAGCGACAGCTGGAGCTATTGGCAGACCACTCCTGGGGTATGGCTCAACCAGTGGCGCGAGCCGTGCACCGATGCTGTGCATGCCGGTCAATTGGCACGCTTGCCAGAAAGCGTCTACAAGGTCGAGGCGGGTCCGCAGATGGTTGCCCTGTACTGGGGAGAGCGCGGTGAAACGGCTGTATTGCAGGATATTGCCGAGGTCCTCAAGGCGCTGGCCTGATCATCATCAATAAAAAGCCCGATTCACAGATCGGGCGGACAGGCCAGGCAGGCCGGCTTAAGGTTCAATCTCTCCCAGTGTAGCCATCTCGCGGCTATCTGCTGCAAATTCCAACTTTTTCCGTGTTGATCAATAGTAACGGCGTGTAAGCCGTTGAACACTATCGCGCCAGTGAATGGCTCAGCATCACCGCCACGGCGGTTTATCCGCGCTCAGCAGAAAATGACCGGAAAGTCGCGTTTTGCCGCTGCTTTTGGGTATTTGACAACGGCGATCTTTTCGTTGAATGTGTGCATACCCAAATCAAACGGGCGTATGAATTGAGCGTTTGTATTGTCAGACGGCTCTTACAGAATCCCGACTATCGCGCTGGCGGGTGTGCCTGGCGCAAGGGTTCGGCAACAACGGCCATTGGCCGGCCGGGCCTTTCACCAGCGATCGGCGTGTACAGTTCAGCTTCCATATCGTGGAGATCAGTTGATGATTTACGAAGGTAAAGCCATCACGGTTAAGGCTCTTGAAAGCGGCATCGTCGAACTGAAGTTCGACCTCAAGGGTGAGTCCGTCAACAAGTTCAACCGTCTTACCCTGAACGAATTGCGTCAGGCCGTAGACACCATCAAAGCCGACGCATCGATCAAGGGCGTGATTGTCAGCAGTGGCAAGGACGTGTTCATCGTCGGCGCGGACATCACCGAGTTTGTCGACAACTTCAAGCTGCCCGAGGCCGAACTGGTCGCCGGCAACCTGGAAGCCAACCGGATTTTCAGCGATTTCGAAGACCTGGCCGTGCCGACCGTTGCCGCGATCAATGGCATCGCCCTGGGCGGCGGCCTGGAAATGTGCCTGGCGGCGGACTACCGCGTCATGGCCAGCAGCGCCAAGATCGGCCTGCCGGAAGTCAAACTGGGCATCTACCCGGGCTTCGGCGGTACCGTGCGCCTGCCGCGCATCATCGGTGCCGACAACGCCATCGAGTGGATTGCCGCCGGCAAGGAAAACCGTGCTGAAGACGCGCTGAAGGTCGGCGCCGTCGATGCTGTGGTGGTTCCCGAGCTGCTGCAGGCTGCGGCCCTGGACCTGATCAAGCGCGCCATCAGCGGCGAGCTCGACCACAAGGCCAAGCGCCAGCCGAAACTGGAAAAACTCAAGCTCAACGCCATCGAGCAGATGATGTCGTTCGAAACCGCCAAGGGTTTCGTCGCCGGTCAAGCTGGCCCGAACTATCCGGCGCCGGTCGAAGCGATCAAGAGCATCCAGAAGGCCGCCAACTTCGGTCGTGACAAGGCCCTGGAAGTCGAAGCCGCAGGTTTCGTCAAACTGGCCAAGACCTCGGTCGCCGAGAGCCTGATCGGCCTGTTCCTCAACGACCAGGAGCTCAAGCGCAAAGCCAAGGCCCACGACGAAATCGCTCACGACGTGAAGCAGGCCGCCGTACTCGGCGCCGGCATCATGGGCGGCGGCATCGCCTACCAGTCGGCGGTCAAGGGCACCCCGATCCTGATGAAGGACATCAACGAAGCCGCCATCCAGCTGGGCTTGAACGAAGCCTCCAAGCTGCTCGGCAAGCGCGTTGAAAAAGGCCGCCTGACCCCGGCGAAAATGGCCGAAGCGCTGAACGCGATTCGCCCGACCCTGTCCTACGGCGACTTCGGCAACGTCGACATCGTCGTCGAAGCCGTGGTCGAGAACCCCAAGGTCAAGCAGGCCGTACTGGCTGAAGTGGAAGGCCAGGTCAAGGAAGACGCGATCCTTGCGTCCAACACCTCGACCATCTCCATCAACCTGCTGGCCAAGGCCCTCAAGCGTCCGGAAAACTTCGTCGGCATGCACTTCTTCAACCCGGTGCACATGATGCCGCTGGTCGAAGTCATCCGTGGCGAGAAGTCCAGCGAAGTGGCCGTCGCCACCACCGTGGCCTACGCCAAGAAGATGGGCAAGAACCCGATCGTGGTCAACGACTGCCCGGGCTTCTTGGTCAACCGTGTACTGTTCCCGTACTTTGGCGGCTTCGCCAAGCTGGTCAGCGCCGGTGTCGACTTCGTGCGCATCGACAAGATCATGGAAAAATTCGGCTGGCCGATGGGCCCGGCCTACCTGATGGACGTGGTCGGCATCGACACCGGCCACCACGGCCGTGACGTCATGGCCGAGGGCTTCCCGGACCGCATGAAGGACGACCGTCGTTCGGCCGTCGATGTGCTCTACGAAGCCAAGCGCCTGGGTCAGAAGAACGGCAAGGGCTTCTACGCCTACGAGACCGACAAGCGCGGCAAGCCGAAGAAGGTCGCTGACGCGGCAGTCCTCGAAGTGCTCAAGCCGATCGTCTACGAGCAGCGTGAAGTCAGCGACGAAGACATCATCAACTGGATGATGATCCCGCTGTGCCTGGAAACCGTTCGCTGCCTGGAAGACGGCATCGTCGACACCGCGGCCGAGGCCGACATGGGCCTGGTCTACGGTATCGGTTTCCCTCCCTTCCGTGGCGGCGCGCTGCGTTACATCGACTCGATCGGTGTAGCCCAATTCGTTGCCCTGGCCGACAAATACGCCGATCTGGGTCCGCTGTATCACCCCACCGCGAAGCTGCGTGAAATGGCCAAGAACGGCCAGAGCTTCTTCGGTTAAGCGCCCAACGATATAGAGCGAGAGTGAATATATGAGCCTGAATCCAAGAGACGTGGTGATTGTCGACTTCGGTCGCACCCCGATGGGCCGCTCCAAGGGTGGCATGCATCGCAATACCCGCGCCGAAGACATGTCTGCGCACCTGATCAGCAAGGTGCTGGAGCGCAACACCAAGGTCGATCCGAGCGAAGTCGAAGACGTCATCTGGGGCTGCGTCAACCAGACCCTGGAGCAGGGCTGGAACATCGCCCGCATGGCCTCCCTGATGACCCAGATCCCGCACACAGCTGCCGGCCAGACCGTCAGCCGCCTGTGCGGCTCCTCGATGAGCGCGCTGCACACCGCCGCCCAGGCGATCATGACCGGCAACGGTGATGTCTTCGTCGTCGGTGGTGTCGAGCACATGGGCCACGTCAGCATGATGCACGGCGTCGACCCGAACCCGCACATGTCGCTGTACGCCGCCAAGGCCTCGGGCATGATGGGCCTGACCGCCGAAATGCTCGGCAAGATGCACGGCATCAGCCGTGAGCAGCAGGACCTGTTCGGCCTGCGTTCGCACCAGCTCGCCCACAAGGCGACGGTCGAAGGCAAGTTCAAGGATGAGATCATCCCGATGCAGGGTTACGACGAGAACGGCTTCCTCAAGGTCTTCGACTACGACGAAACCATTCGCCCGGACACCACCCTGGAAAGCCTGGCGGCCCTCAAGCCGGCTTTCAACCCCAAAGGTGGTACCGTGACTGCCGGTACTTCGTCGCAGATCACCGACGGTGCCTCGTGCATGATCGTCATGTCGGCCCAGCGTGCCCAGGACCTCGGTATCCAGCCTCTGGCGGTGATCCGTTCCATGGCCGTGGCCGGTGTCGACCCGGCAATCATGGGCTACGGTCCGGTTCCGGCAACCCAGAAAGCGCTCAAGCGCGCGGGCCTGTCGATCGCCGATATCGACTTCTTCGAGCTCAACGAAGCCTTCGCCGCACAGGCCCTGCCAGTGCTGAAGGATCTGAAAGTGCTCGACAAGATGGATGAGAAGGTTAACCTGCACGGCGGCGCCATCGCCCTGGGCCATCCTTTCGGTTGCTCCGGTGCGCGGATTTCCGGCACTCTGCTCAACGTCATGAAGCAGAATGGCGGGACCTTCGGCGTTTCGACCATGTGCGTCGGCCTGGGCCAAGGCATCACCACCGTCTTCGAACGCGTTTAACGCTTCGCTGGACGGAAACCGGGGCCTGGTGCCCCGGTTTTTGTTTTTGCAGCAAATTTTTTTCAAGAGGGTGAGCAACATGCAGATACAACCAGGCGTATACCGGCATTACAAGGGGCCTGAGTATCGTGTGTTCGGCACCGCGCGCCATTCCGAAACCGAGGAGTGGGTGGTGTTCTACCAAGCCCTGTACGGCGAATTCGGCCTGTGGGTGCGACCGCTTTCGATGTTTCTGGAGTCGGTCGAGGTTGACGGCGAGCAAGTGCCGCGCTTTGCTTTGGTCAAGGCTGAAACCGAGCTGTTTTCCCGCTCCGATGCCGAGGGTGGCTAAAGCCCCGCGCTTGACCTCACTCTGTTGCCACTATATATAGCGGTGCCGCGTCAGGTACCTGCCGTGTTTTTATTTTCAGTATTCAGGAATTTTCCGATCCATGGGCAAATCGCTGGTCATTGTGGAATCCCCGGCTAAGGCCAAGACCATCAACAAGTACCTGGGCAGCCAGTACGTGGTGAAGTCGAGTATCGGCCATATCCGAGACCTGCCCACCAGCGGTTCGGCCAGCGCCAGCAAGGAGCCTGCCGCCAAGCGCGGCAAGGCCGCCGCGGGCGAAGCGCCGGCCCTGTCGCCGAAAGAGAAGGCGCGCAAGCAGCTGGTTGCGCGCATGGGCGTCGACCCTGACCACGGCTGGAAGGCCAAGTACGAGATTCTCCCGGGCAAGGAGAAGGTCATCGACGAGCTGCGTCGCCTGGCCAAGGATGCCGACACCATCTATCTCGCAACCGACTTGGATCGCGAGGGGGAAGCCATCGCCTGGCACCTGCGCGAAGCCATCGGTGGGGACGACAGCCGCTACAAGCGCGTGGTGTTCAACGAAATCACCAAGAAAGCCATCCAGGAGGCGTTCTCGCAGCCTGGCGAGCTGGATATCGACCGGGTCAACGCCCAGCAGGCGCGGCGCTTCCTCGACCGCGTGGTGGGCTACATGGTTTCGCCACTGCTGTGGGCCAAGATCGCCCGCGGCCTGTCTGCCGGCCGGGTGCAATCGGTGGCGGTGAAGCTGGTGGTCGAGCGTGAGCGCGAAATCCGCGCCTTCATCCCTGAAGAATACTGGGAAGTGCACGCCGACCTGGGTACCGCCAAGGACGCCAAGGTGCGTTTCGAAGTGGCCCGCGAGAACGGCGAAGCCTTCAAGCCGCTGAACGAAGCCCAGGCCATGGCAGCGCTTGCGCAGCTCAAGTCGTCCAGCTACACCGTGGCCAAGCGTGAAGACCGCCCGACCAGCAGCAAGCCGTCGGCGCCGTTCATCACCTCGACCCTGCAGCAGGCCGCGAGCAACCGCCTGGGCTTCGGCGTGAAGAAAACCATGATGATGGCCCAGCGTCTGTACGAAGCCGGCTACATCACCTACATGCGTACCGACTCGACCAACCTTTCGGTCGATGCGGTGGAAATGGCCCGCAGCTACATCGAAAGCGAGTTCGGCAAGAAGTACCTGCCCGAAGCGCCGATCGTCTACGGCAGCAAAGAGGGTGCCCAGGAGGCGCACGAAGCGATTCGTCCGTCCGACGTTAACACCCATCCGACCAAGCTCAGCGGCATGGAGCGTGACGCCGAGCGTCTGTACGAGCTGATCTGGCGCCAGTTCCTGGCCTGCCAGATGCCGCCTGCGCAGTACCTGTCGACCACCGTCAGCGTCACCGCCGGCAACTTCGAACTGCGCGCCAAGGGCCGTATCCTCAAGTTCGACGGCTACACCCGGGTACTGCCGCAGCAGAGCAAGCCGGGCGATGACGATGTGCTGCCGGAAATGAACCAGGGCGAAGTGCTCAAGCTGATCCAGCTCGACCCGAGCCAGCACTTCACCAAGCC
This portion of the Pseudomonas sp. SORT22 genome encodes:
- a CDS encoding ATP-binding cassette domain-containing protein: MTLLKLSDVSLAFGATPLLDKVSWQIARGERVCIIGRNGTGKSSMLRLVKGDQKPDEGDVWRAPGLKIGELPQELPVADGRTVFDVVAEGLDGVGALLAEYHHLSQNIHSDADLEKLMHVQHDLESRDGWRLQQLVDSTLSRLQLPADKTLAELSGGWRRRVLLAQALVSEPDLLLLDEPTNHLDIGAIAWLEDALSGFGGAVLFITHDRSFLQNLATRILELDRGGLIDWNGDYASFLVHKEAALAAEETANALFDKKLAQEEVWIRQGIKARRTRNEGRVRALKALRVERSERRERQGKANIMLDVAEKSGKQVMVLENVSFSHPNGPQLVKDFSMVLQREDRIGLLGANGTGKTTLLKLMLGDLEPTSGKVESGTRLEVAYFDQLRHQLDLEKTVIDNLAEGRDFIDIDGQSRHVLSYLGDFLFSPQRARTPVKALSGGERARLLLAKLFSKPANLLVLDEPTNDLDVETLELLEEVLSAFKGTVLMVSHDRAFLDNVVTSTLVFEGEGKVREYVGGYQDWIRQGGSPKLLGVTESKSGKSELNTAVVEAVAPASVAAPAAVDAPKKKLSYKLQRELEALPGQIDALEQKMAAVQEEIAAPAFYQRPIEQTSAVLASLEKMQGELDVLVERWAELDS
- a CDS encoding universal stress protein, whose translation is MPYEHILVAVDLTEECDPVIKRAMKLAEPTRAKVSLVHIVEPMAMAFGGDVPMDLSQLQQQQFDQAKERMERLYNKYPDINRGDSHLTYGQPRQEIHQLAKEQKCDLIVVGSHGRHGLALLLGSTANDVLHGAPCDVLAVRLQKKAE
- the fadB gene encoding fatty acid oxidation complex subunit alpha FadB; translation: MIYEGKAITVKALESGIVELKFDLKGESVNKFNRLTLNELRQAVDTIKADASIKGVIVSSGKDVFIVGADITEFVDNFKLPEAELVAGNLEANRIFSDFEDLAVPTVAAINGIALGGGLEMCLAADYRVMASSAKIGLPEVKLGIYPGFGGTVRLPRIIGADNAIEWIAAGKENRAEDALKVGAVDAVVVPELLQAAALDLIKRAISGELDHKAKRQPKLEKLKLNAIEQMMSFETAKGFVAGQAGPNYPAPVEAIKSIQKAANFGRDKALEVEAAGFVKLAKTSVAESLIGLFLNDQELKRKAKAHDEIAHDVKQAAVLGAGIMGGGIAYQSAVKGTPILMKDINEAAIQLGLNEASKLLGKRVEKGRLTPAKMAEALNAIRPTLSYGDFGNVDIVVEAVVENPKVKQAVLAEVEGQVKEDAILASNTSTISINLLAKALKRPENFVGMHFFNPVHMMPLVEVIRGEKSSEVAVATTVAYAKKMGKNPIVVNDCPGFLVNRVLFPYFGGFAKLVSAGVDFVRIDKIMEKFGWPMGPAYLMDVVGIDTGHHGRDVMAEGFPDRMKDDRRSAVDVLYEAKRLGQKNGKGFYAYETDKRGKPKKVADAAVLEVLKPIVYEQREVSDEDIINWMMIPLCLETVRCLEDGIVDTAAEADMGLVYGIGFPPFRGGALRYIDSIGVAQFVALADKYADLGPLYHPTAKLREMAKNGQSFFG
- the fadA gene encoding acetyl-CoA C-acyltransferase FadA, whose protein sequence is MSLNPRDVVIVDFGRTPMGRSKGGMHRNTRAEDMSAHLISKVLERNTKVDPSEVEDVIWGCVNQTLEQGWNIARMASLMTQIPHTAAGQTVSRLCGSSMSALHTAAQAIMTGNGDVFVVGGVEHMGHVSMMHGVDPNPHMSLYAAKASGMMGLTAEMLGKMHGISREQQDLFGLRSHQLAHKATVEGKFKDEIIPMQGYDENGFLKVFDYDETIRPDTTLESLAALKPAFNPKGGTVTAGTSSQITDGASCMIVMSAQRAQDLGIQPLAVIRSMAVAGVDPAIMGYGPVPATQKALKRAGLSIADIDFFELNEAFAAQALPVLKDLKVLDKMDEKVNLHGGAIALGHPFGCSGARISGTLLNVMKQNGGTFGVSTMCVGLGQGITTVFERV
- a CDS encoding DUF1653 domain-containing protein encodes the protein MQIQPGVYRHYKGPEYRVFGTARHSETEEWVVFYQALYGEFGLWVRPLSMFLESVEVDGEQVPRFALVKAETELFSRSDAEGG
- the topA gene encoding type I DNA topoisomerase, translated to MGKSLVIVESPAKAKTINKYLGSQYVVKSSIGHIRDLPTSGSASASKEPAAKRGKAAAGEAPALSPKEKARKQLVARMGVDPDHGWKAKYEILPGKEKVIDELRRLAKDADTIYLATDLDREGEAIAWHLREAIGGDDSRYKRVVFNEITKKAIQEAFSQPGELDIDRVNAQQARRFLDRVVGYMVSPLLWAKIARGLSAGRVQSVAVKLVVEREREIRAFIPEEYWEVHADLGTAKDAKVRFEVARENGEAFKPLNEAQAMAALAQLKSSSYTVAKREDRPTSSKPSAPFITSTLQQAASNRLGFGVKKTMMMAQRLYEAGYITYMRTDSTNLSVDAVEMARSYIESEFGKKYLPEAPIVYGSKEGAQEAHEAIRPSDVNTHPTKLSGMERDAERLYELIWRQFLACQMPPAQYLSTTVSVTAGNFELRAKGRILKFDGYTRVLPQQSKPGDDDVLPEMNQGEVLKLIQLDPSQHFTKPPARYSEASLVKEMEKRGIGRPSTYAAIISTIQDRGYVTLHNRRFYSEKMGDIVTERLSESFSNLMDYGFTAGMEENLDDVAQGERDWKNVLDEFYGDFSNKLKLAEDGEKGMRANQPTLTNIACKECGRPMMIRTASTGVFLGCSGYSLPPKERCKATVNLVPGDEIAADDEGESESRVLLNKHRCPICSTAMDAYLLDEKRKLHICGNNPDCTGYEIEEGNYRIKGYEGPSLECDKCGSEMQLKTGRFGKFFGCTNAECKNTRKLLKSGEAAPPKMDAVKMPELKCEKVNDTYVLRDGASGLFLAASQFPKNRETRAPLVIEIIPHKDEIDPKYHFLCEAPKKDPDGRPAVIRYSRKTKEQYVQTEVDGKPTGWRAFYDGNAWKVEDKR